The DNA sequence taatctataaggatttatatccttattgggactcttctcaatagctgatttttcccttattaattaattacgaaattaattaataatcagggcttttgggccttttttattccaccaggcctgatctggtccatcaggcttaacctttctggtctgaatatcatacattttattattgggcctagcagcccattaattataaaatcaggacttatttatctcTATCAAGTCCCAACGTAGCCCCTGAATATCTTTACCCGTTGTAGACCCTTTCCACCAAAACGAATTCATAATCTTCTCCATATCTTCACATAGTTGTTGTGGAAATAAGAAAGTACTCACGGCATAATTCGGTAAAGCTTGAGCTACCATTTTCAAGAGCAATTCCTTCCCTCCCTTAGATAAGCTTTTTTTCTCCCACCCACTCTCTCTCTCTGTGTTGGAAATTCTCTTGCGAGAACTAAAATATGCTCAGGTGAGAGCACTGAGCAGGATTTCAAGTTTGTCAATCAGACGAAATTCTTCTGTTAATTCCAATTTCCAAACTATGGAAACCAGAAAAAACTAActttataattttctttttaaatttagTGCTATCCAAAAGAGTTTAGAAGTACCAATTCAAGGAGTTTTCAGGAATATACTTGTAATTACTTTAAAATCAAGTACAGTTTAAATAATAAATCTATGAAAGTATTTGGCTCATGATTTATATGTGCTGTTGATGTGAATCGGACGTTAAATCTAGAGGATAATGTATGAATTTGTTTAAATAAAATAAGATTCATGCCCTTGACCCCGAAACTAATGAAATTATTACTGATAAACCAAATCAATAATGAAGATTGAACTAAATATATTTTGTCTGAAAATTGTTTGGGAATTGAACCTATATTTTTTAGCGAATTTATTAAATTATCTTTTTTTAAAACCTAATTATTATAAAATAggtattataatataataaaagaTATATTCTGCTTtacttaataaaatattaacattcaaataaaaattatttaaaaaaaccATGCATCACACGGGTTTAAACTTAACATTAAAAGTTTTTTATAGTCGATCGGTATTTAGTGAAATTAATTAATTGTCCTCAATTAGTTAATTTATTATTTTGACATAATTATCTTATATGATATTATcattaaaaattatgaaaccccTGAATCAAAGTTGTATATAACCGGAAGTATGAGACAGTATTTGGTTAGATATAGGTGGTGTTCGGACTagaataaaataaactaataaaataaattatcgacggtgtcaaaacaattataataTTGAACCgaaaaaaattaaactaaaaataattcaTTGGTCAATATAATGATATCGggctaaaaaatatatattactTACTTTATTAACAACTATCATTAAtacaatattaaaataaaataataaaataacaaatatttaaaaCAACTTTAAATTGCACGGGTTTTAGGCTAGTAATGTTTAATACAGTGATGGTTTAAAATTTGTTTTCATCAAATCTTATCCAACAATTaaagaaaaaaattatgaattttacatTATTATTCTATTCAGTTTGGGATTCCTACTTCTTTTTTGTTTAAATCATTCAAAAGTTagaatattttattcaatttaAAATATCTAATTATCGTTGATTATATAATATTCCTTTATTTTTCAGTCTAGGAttcctttttaaaaaaaaaaaaaagataGGACATTCCATTCAATTTACAATATCTATTTATCATTGTTTATATAACATTTCTTTATTTTAATCCAACAACTATGATTAATTTGTTTAAAAACCTAGTGGTTAATTTTAAATTGTGGTACATTGACTGAACCTAACAAAAATTTGGATAAAATCCCCATTATGCATATTATATAATACTATCTTATAACCAGCGTgatgttttttttaatattatataattttttaaaaacaattgAATTGCAACTTTTAAGATGCATAATTTAGTTATTCacaaattttttaattatatacacatacacatataTTTGCAAAAACATCGAACAGTTAATATTAAATTGGTGATATATGAACCATAACTAATAAAAATTTGGATAAAATCCCCTTTTATGCATAATATATAACTAATTTATAGCCCTGTGCGATGTACGATTTTTTTATAATTGCTTTTGTAGTTTTTAAAGTTATATATgtctttatttctcacgttgtTCTAGTATTATTTTTACAAGCTTTACAACTCGTGTGTTGCACGAGTCTTAAttcttatttttatattatttaaatttataaaaaattctTTTTAGATCATTAActtattagtatatatatataaatataatataaatatttgttattggcaTGATTCGAACCTGAATCTTTGGTAGTGTATAAATAAtgatataaatatttgttgttggtagGGTTCGAATCTGGAAGTTttagtagtgtataaataataatataaatatttgttgttggcggggTTCGAATTTGAGAGCTTGAGTAGTGTATATTgttttagtatttgaatctaacgATCATTATCACTTTATTAAAAAAATCCGACGGTCATAAATGGGGATAACCAAACCAATTAAAAAAGTATACCAAATCATACCATATTCCGGGTATTATATATAGTATTGTTTTTTTATAATTTGTTGTAATATTGTTGTAACGAATGTGTTTATATTGAGAAATATACGGATGAGTAATTGAATTACAGGCTATACAATATGTAGTATAATGTCTGGTCCTATTTTATCTATTTTTTTTTATCATCATAtcatattttgatttttgaaTAGTAGTAGAACAATGTATTATATTTATGATTGGTTAAATCTCTAATCATATTTTATTTAAGATTGTATTAGGATACTGTATTATATTTATAATTGGTTAAATCTCTACTTATATTTTATTAGCTTAAATCCCGTGTAATGTACGGGTtccgttaatatttaaattttatttattcaaacatataatagttttattatatttatataaatatataataattatagatttataatataaaataataaaaggaTTGGAAGACACCGTtatcgtagtttagtaggatatGTTTTGGTTATATTTTAACGGGATAAGGAGACTAATtctagtagtttaataattttaATAGGAGTATTTTAGTAAGTGTCTAAcactatttttttttatttttaataacgAAAATAGAGGGATAACCGTTGAAtctcattccggttattatagtattgTATAAATATATCGATTTAGAATTGTATTAAGACATTATATCATATTTATGATTGATTAAACTTTTGATCATATACTATTTAATAATGTATTAGTACATATATAACAATTGGTATTTGAATAGTATTAgaataaaataatcattttctgtttataattttattagaacATATTTATTCTAATATGATATAATCTTAACCctctatttttaattatatttaaacaACGTTTACATTGTTTTGACGGTAAATGACCAAAATTTTGGATAAAAAATATTTTGTTATCTATAAAGGATAAGGATATAATTACAATTAGAATTTTAATATATCATTGAAATACTTTGAATCTACACCATTTTACGATTAATATTATATCTAATTCCCTTCAATTTGACTTGAAATATTTAATAGTTAtgaattaaattataaataatgaaacTTACAATGATAAATTAAACCCATCATCTCCATGTGATTTTTTCATTTTATTCACGTTCACCTAAATTTACGTAAGCAATTTTCATTTTTGAATTAAACAAAAAGTTGACATATTATTATCATCTTGAAGCATTATTCTCACTACAAAAAAAgggctaaatacaaccggtttttGGACCGGTTGTATTCGCTCGAGTAATATGACCGATTATATACGACCGAAAACGGTTGAATTTATTTTtcacctaaaatttgaaaatcccgcccaaaaatttgaatttttgaaaaaaaaattgaaatgtCTGCCTAAAATGTAAATTCGACCTTATATGGTTATTAACATTGTTCTAAATTTAACCTAAAATTCGACCGTatagcaaatcaaatacatttatttttttctagaaaaCTTAtcttatcactaaaatatatagatcttgacatatgtaaggttggatcattcacaAAAGTTTTGAAAGAATCGAAATATctgagactaaacactagtaagaagtactggtcgAACTACTTTAgtgttaaaatttaaatattcaaattacttacattttttcgtaaacatttttttttgacaattttcatatctgtatggttggattaaaatttaaaataaatacaaaataaattgaaaCTCAAACTATAATTATTAATTGGACGATAAATATCTAACTGCCATAATAATCTTTTTTACAagaactaaaatataaatttcgtgaAAATTTTATTCTATATTTTTTCCCAGAAATTTTCcgccatttttaaaaataatttgacCAAAATCGTTTGAATTTAGTACAAAATTTCTTTGAGGGAAAATTCCCTCTATTTTTTGGCAatgctaaattcgaccgaatacggttgaatttaggagcacggcTAAACTTAACTGTATAAGGTTGTAtataaatacggttgtatttattcggttgtaattagtactAAATTCAACCGCGTAAATACGACTGTATATAAATACGACTgcatgcggttgtatttagccgcgTCCTTAATTTCAACCAAAAACGATTGAATTTGATGTTGGTTGTATTtgtgcggttgtatttagccttgAAACACGTTCAAAAAATTGATATAGTTAAACAAAATTTACAAAAATCTTATATAGATTCGACCCTTTAAATGCTTTCCATAATGTACGTAAAAAATACAAATATTGTAACGCAGAAATATATAAATATCCAAAATATTCGTATGCACTTATCTTTTTGCCGCTAGTTTCTTCTTCTCTCTCCGTTTTCATCTCCCTACACTTAATTTGGTCCCAATTTCCATTTTCTCTTTTCCACCATTTCAACCCGATCGATCTCCCAATTTCATCAAAATTTTCTTGCATTAATTCTAAGATGACTTATTTTATTCGTattcataattaaattatatatatacacatgttGTTGTGCATGCACTAAATTATTAAATCTGAAATGGATTTGAGGAAGAACATGAATGCAGTGTTTTTGTTACTGGGAATCGTGATTGTTGTGGAATTAGGGTTGGTGTCAGGTAATGTGTTTAAGGTGCAACATAAGTATGGTGCACGTGCCGAAAGATCTTTACGTGCTTTGAGAGCTCATGATTCTAAGCGACATGGTCGAATGCTTGCTGCTCTTGATTTTCCAATTGGTGGCAAAGGCCGTGCCGGTGATACATCGTTTGTTCCCaactcttctctctctctctctccctccctccctccctccctccctctctctctctctccctctctctccccccccccccctcccctccccccccccccctcccccctctctctctcccccttcCTGTCTCTCTCGGTCTCTCTCTTTCTTCTCtctccctctcctctctctcatatgattttttttttgtttttcatgCATGCTATTGATTGATATATATGTGTTTTTTCGTGGCTGCTAAATGTAAGATTTGTATTTTTTTGCAATTATTGTTGTAGATTTGATCAGATTTGTTATGTgatatataatttaattatatttgatgttgataattttatatatgaatataagaATGTGTGACTTTGCTGACAGTTTGACGATTCCAAAACAATTTATGATAGTGAATTTTATAACCTAGAAATTTCTTTTGCTGTATCATGTATGCCCCTCCGCGACACCATTAGCATTATATTAGCAGTATATAATGTTTCAATGCTCTTTTTATGTGCCACCATATGAACAAACCCTCAGTTTTCTCTGTTATCAGAGAGCTTGAATGAGTTAGAGTGTCGAAGCAATATATATTTTATAACAAATGGTTATATAGACATATAATGGTTTTTTTTCCACTTAGGCTTTTTTTCACGAAGATCGGGATTGGAACTCCTTTGAAAGACTATCACCTGCAGGTTGACACAGGAAGTGACCTTCTATGGGTACATTGTGCCGGCTGCAGTAGTTGTCCAAGGGAAACCAAGCTTGATGTATGCTCCTTCCTAAACCTTATGTGAAGTATTTTGCGTATCTTAATATGCTTAGTCACATTGTTGTAGGGAATTGTTAGTCATACGTATtctataaaataatatacaattcTATGTTATTATAAAACAGATAAAGTTGGCTAACTATGATCCAAAGGGTTCCTCAACTTCAAGAGCTATCAATTGTGATGGAGACTTCTGTACTAATGTATTCAATGCCCCAAATAAAGATTGCAAAGATCAAGACCTCTGCACATTTTCTATTACTTACGGAGACGGAAGCAAAACCGGAGGATACTTTGTGGAAGACTTGATACATTTTAATAAGGCATCTGGTGATCTGAAAACAACACTCTTGAATGGGAATATAACATTCGGGTATTTGATATTCTTTCCTAATTTTCGCCAAGTAGTATTTGAAAAGAACATAGACACATAGTTTCATATCAATTATGGCTATATCTATACGTGTGTTTCTTTCCTCTAATGTAGATGCTTTACATTGTATGGGAATATCAATTTGAGAGTTCGATTGGGTGAAAATACTATTTGATGTGTGATTtattattttcttaaaaaattcATTGAAAGATACTGATGCTGTGATTACATTTAATAACCATATGAAGGTGTGGAGTGGAAAAGTCAGGGGAGGATTCTGATGAGGCTGTTGATGGAATAATTGGATTTGGACAAGCAAACACATCTGCATTATCACAGCTCTCTGCAATGAAGAAGGTGAAAAAGGTGTTTTCTCATTGCTTAGACGGAAAAGAAGGAGGAGGTATCTTTGCTATTGGTGAAGTGGTAAAGCCGCAATATTCTTCAACACCTATGATCCCAGATATGTACGTGATTTAAGGTTTTATTATTTTGTGGT is a window from the Apium graveolens cultivar Ventura chromosome 1, ASM990537v1, whole genome shotgun sequence genome containing:
- the LOC141721424 gene encoding aspartic proteinase 36-like, which translates into the protein MDLRKNMNAVFLLLGIVIVVELGLVSGNVFKVQHKYGARAERSLRALRAHDSKRHGRMLAALDFPIGGKGRAGDTSLFFTKIGIGTPLKDYHLQVDTGSDLLWVHCAGCSSCPRETKLDIKLANYDPKGSSTSRAINCDGDFCTNVFNAPNKDCKDQDLCTFSITYGDGSKTGGYFVEDLIHFNKASGDLKTTLLNGNITFGCGVEKSGEDSDEAVDGIIGFGQANTSALSQLSAMKKVKKVFSHCLDGKEGGGIFAIGEVVKPQYSSTPMIPDMPHYNVIMNGLEVAGEHIEVPADTSDSGENSGTIIDSGSTLAYLPDDILKPLMQKILAKKPEVKLHTLEEQFSCFKYDDNVDDAFPVVTFHFKGSLSLKVYPHDYLFPVDDDQCFGWMSSNIQSDDGKQFTLLGDLALSNKLVVYNLEDQTIGWTPYNCSSSIKVKDEQSGKQYALSSHDISAGSENSLNMAMISALLFMTFILSTLIM